In the Agrococcus sp. Marseille-Q4369 genome, one interval contains:
- a CDS encoding 3-oxoacyl-ACP synthase III, producing MTGNATTRFDNVALLSVASTLPSRVTTSEDIERRLDDALSRLRLKGGLLRRVAGVLERRNWDATAGESADAATVDAGRRALAEAGVEPGQVGLLINTSVTRKHLEPSVAVRLHHELGLPTSAINFDVANACLGFVNGMSLASGMIEAGQIDYAIVVNGEDADDIQVNTIDRLLRDDVDRTGFLSEFATLTLGSGSAAAVLGRADKHPDGHRILGGVTRAATQFHDLCVGSVDGMYTNAKELLKGGLDLVVSAWREAAPEWNWSKMDRYITHQVSSVHTNAIIKAAGLDPARVPTTFPRLGNVGPASIPITLVEEREHLQRGDRVLLMGVGSGLNTAMMELAW from the coding sequence ATGACAGGCAACGCGACCACCCGCTTCGACAACGTCGCCCTGCTGTCGGTCGCGAGCACTCTGCCCAGCCGGGTGACGACCTCCGAGGACATCGAGCGCCGCCTCGATGACGCGCTCTCGCGGCTGCGCCTCAAGGGCGGACTGCTGCGCCGGGTCGCGGGGGTGCTCGAGCGCCGCAACTGGGATGCGACGGCGGGGGAGTCCGCTGACGCCGCGACCGTCGACGCGGGTCGTCGCGCGCTCGCCGAAGCCGGCGTCGAGCCGGGCCAGGTCGGCCTCCTCATCAACACGAGCGTCACGCGCAAGCACCTCGAGCCCTCCGTCGCCGTGCGCCTGCACCATGAGCTCGGCCTGCCGACGAGCGCGATCAACTTCGACGTCGCGAACGCGTGCCTCGGCTTCGTCAACGGCATGAGCCTCGCGAGCGGCATGATCGAGGCCGGGCAGATCGACTACGCGATCGTCGTCAACGGCGAGGATGCCGACGACATCCAGGTCAACACGATCGACCGGCTGCTGCGCGACGACGTCGACCGCACGGGCTTCTTGAGCGAGTTCGCCACTCTCACGCTCGGCTCCGGCTCCGCCGCCGCCGTGCTCGGCCGCGCCGACAAGCACCCGGACGGCCACCGCATCCTCGGGGGCGTCACGCGCGCCGCGACGCAGTTCCACGACCTGTGCGTCGGAAGCGTCGACGGCATGTACACGAACGCGAAGGAGCTGCTGAAGGGCGGCCTCGACCTCGTCGTCTCCGCTTGGCGCGAGGCCGCGCCCGAGTGGAACTGGTCGAAGATGGATCGCTACATCACGCACCAGGTCTCCTCGGTGCACACGAACGCGATCATCAAGGCGGCGGGCCTCGACCCGGCCCGCGTGCCCACGACCTTCCCGCGCCTCGGCAACGTCGGCCCCGCATCCATCCCCATCACGCTCGTCGAGGAGCGGGAGCACCTGCAGCGCGGCGATCGCGTGCTGCTCATGGGCGTCGGCTCGGGCCTCAACACGGCCATGATGGAGCTCGCCTGGTGA
- a CDS encoding VanZ family protein — translation MSSRAWRRTAAVLFALALVAQLVVLYVPDPPSGTPAPPGSDKLVHFAVFAAPALLGVLAGLRPLWLGAALAAHAVLSEVVQHLLLPGRSGDAWDALADLAGVAVGLAAGWLARRSASGTLGARDRAPRHPAR, via the coding sequence ATGAGCTCTCGAGCGTGGCGCCGCACCGCGGCGGTGCTGTTCGCGCTCGCGCTCGTCGCGCAGCTCGTGGTGCTCTACGTGCCCGACCCGCCGTCGGGCACCCCCGCGCCGCCGGGCTCCGACAAGCTCGTCCACTTCGCAGTGTTCGCCGCGCCGGCGCTGCTCGGCGTGCTCGCCGGGCTCCGGCCGCTCTGGCTCGGCGCGGCGCTCGCGGCGCACGCCGTGCTGTCGGAGGTCGTGCAGCACCTGCTGCTGCCCGGCCGCTCGGGCGATGCGTGGGATGCGTTGGCTGACCTCGCCGGCGTCGCCGTCGGCCTCGCGGCAGGCTGGCTCGCGCGACGCAGTGCGAGCGGCACGCTCGGTGCGCGCGATCGCGCACCCAGGCATCCGGCACGCTGA
- a CDS encoding type I restriction endonuclease, translating to MEFNDRLEALSVKVQNQKSAIQTEEATKNALIMPFISSILGYDVFNPLEVVPEFTADVGLKKGEKIDYAIMRDGEVQMLLECKASVGNLKLEHASQLFRYFAVTNARIAILTNGEVYQFYTDLDAPNRMDEKPFLVLDLSDIDPSVVPELRKLTKENFDLDSIISAAEELKYVGAIKRVIAAQFKEPSDEWVKFLTSRVYDKAFTQKVREQFTGLVTKAAKQFLSDQVNDRLKTALAATGYTPAVVSPATGAEVASGPVAEQDLDRDTEIDTTLEELEGYQIIKAIGCSEVKPQRIAHRDAKSYFAVLLDDNNRKPVARLHFNNKKQKYIGVFDEAKVETRHPIDSLEDIYSHAEAIRESIRRYM from the coding sequence ATGGAGTTCAACGACCGGCTCGAAGCGCTTTCGGTGAAGGTGCAGAACCAGAAGTCTGCGATTCAGACCGAAGAGGCGACCAAGAACGCCCTCATCATGCCGTTCATCTCGTCGATCCTGGGCTATGACGTCTTCAACCCCCTCGAAGTGGTGCCGGAGTTCACGGCGGATGTCGGTCTCAAGAAGGGCGAGAAGATCGACTACGCCATCATGCGCGACGGTGAGGTGCAGATGCTCCTAGAGTGCAAGGCGTCGGTCGGCAACCTGAAGCTCGAGCACGCGTCGCAGCTCTTCCGCTACTTCGCCGTGACGAACGCGCGCATTGCGATCCTCACGAATGGGGAGGTCTACCAGTTCTACACAGACCTGGATGCGCCGAACCGGATGGATGAGAAGCCGTTCCTGGTGCTCGACCTCAGCGACATCGACCCCTCGGTAGTTCCGGAGCTGCGGAAGCTGACGAAGGAGAACTTCGATCTCGACTCGATCATCAGCGCTGCGGAGGAACTCAAGTACGTCGGTGCCATCAAGCGGGTCATCGCGGCGCAGTTCAAGGAGCCGTCGGACGAGTGGGTGAAATTCTTGACCTCTCGCGTTTACGACAAGGCGTTCACGCAGAAGGTGCGTGAGCAGTTCACGGGTCTCGTCACCAAGGCAGCGAAGCAGTTCCTGAGCGACCAGGTCAACGATCGGCTGAAGACGGCACTGGCAGCGACGGGGTACACGCCTGCCGTCGTTTCCCCCGCGACTGGGGCGGAGGTCGCGAGCGGCCCAGTGGCCGAGCAGGATCTCGACCGCGATACCGAGATCGACACCACGCTCGAGGAGCTCGAGGGCTACCAGATCATCAAGGCGATCGGCTGCAGCGAGGTGAAGCCACAGCGCATCGCTCACCGCGACGCGAAGTCGTACTTCGCGGTGCTCCTCGATGACAACAATCGCAAGCCGGTCGCGCGACTGCACTTCAACAACAAGAAGCAGAAGTACATCGGCGTCTTCGACGAGGCGAAGGTCGAGACTCGCCACCCGATCGACTCCCTGGAGGACATCTACTCGCACGCCGAAGCGATCCGCGAGTCGATCCGGCGCTACATGTAG
- a CDS encoding SDR family oxidoreductase, whose amino-acid sequence MTDQTHADDAHLETTDQLTFQNPVDRYPAIEPPEQHQEEPGLDSEMTPKSDRGEHSYRGTGRLQGRKALITGADSGIGAAVAIAFAREGADVAINYLPAEESDAQWVKGIVEAEGRTAVLLPGDLTDASFCETLVTDAVEGLGGLDILVNNAGKQIAQESLEDIDDEQLVDTYAVNVLAMFRITKAALGHLQPGSTIINTTSVVAYMAPPVLLDYASTKAAINNFTKGLGQQLAPKGIRVNAVAPGPIWTPLQPTDGQPTEELPEFGKSTPLGRAGQPTELAPAYVFLASPESSYVIGETLNVNGGMPTP is encoded by the coding sequence ATGACCGACCAGACGCACGCCGACGACGCGCACCTCGAGACCACCGACCAGCTGACGTTCCAGAACCCCGTCGATCGCTACCCCGCGATCGAGCCGCCCGAGCAGCACCAGGAGGAGCCGGGCCTCGACTCCGAGATGACGCCGAAGAGCGACCGCGGCGAGCACTCGTACCGCGGCACCGGCCGCCTGCAGGGCCGCAAGGCGCTCATCACCGGCGCCGACTCCGGCATCGGCGCGGCCGTCGCGATCGCGTTCGCGCGCGAGGGCGCCGACGTCGCCATCAACTACCTGCCGGCTGAGGAGTCCGACGCGCAGTGGGTCAAGGGCATCGTCGAGGCCGAGGGGCGCACGGCGGTCCTCCTCCCCGGTGACCTCACCGACGCATCCTTCTGCGAGACCCTCGTGACGGATGCGGTGGAGGGCCTGGGCGGGCTCGACATCCTCGTGAACAACGCGGGCAAGCAGATCGCGCAGGAGTCGCTCGAGGACATCGACGACGAGCAGCTCGTCGACACCTACGCCGTCAACGTGCTGGCGATGTTCCGCATCACGAAGGCGGCCCTGGGGCACCTGCAGCCGGGCTCGACGATCATCAACACCACGTCGGTCGTCGCCTACATGGCGCCGCCGGTGCTGCTCGACTACGCGTCGACGAAGGCCGCGATCAACAACTTCACGAAGGGGCTCGGGCAGCAGCTCGCGCCGAAGGGCATCCGCGTCAACGCGGTCGCGCCCGGACCGATCTGGACCCCGCTGCAGCCGACCGACGGCCAGCCGACCGAGGAGCTGCCGGAGTTCGGCAAGTCGACGCCGCTCGGCCGCGCCGGCCAGCCGACCGAGCTCGCGCCCGCCTACGTGTTCCTCGCCTCGCCCGAGTCGAGCTACGTCATCGGCGAGACGCTCAACGTGAACGGCGGCATGCCGACGCCGTGA
- a CDS encoding type II toxin-antitoxin system prevent-host-death family antitoxin, with translation MDRVTITAARDRLSTLVDRARTAPVYLTRRDRDVAAIVDADVLRRLLDDAEELADIRAAAAAEDEAERLDEVPVPWDEVRRDLGLS, from the coding sequence ATGGATCGGGTCACCATCACCGCCGCGCGCGATCGGCTCTCGACGCTTGTCGACCGCGCGCGGACCGCACCCGTCTACCTCACTCGCCGCGACCGCGATGTCGCCGCGATCGTCGACGCCGACGTCCTGCGACGGCTGCTCGACGACGCGGAGGAGCTGGCCGACATCAGGGCAGCGGCGGCAGCAGAGGACGAGGCCGAGCGCCTCGACGAGGTGCCCGTGCCGTGGGATGAGGTGAGGCGCGACCTCGGCCTGTCGTGA
- a CDS encoding type II toxin-antitoxin system RelE/ParE family toxin codes for MKRYRVGLLPSAARALRKLPPDGKRRVQAMLELHAEDPRPPAARKLTGRPEWRVRSGDYRVVYAIEDDRLLVVVVTLGRRDMVYR; via the coding sequence GTGAAGCGCTACCGCGTTGGGCTGCTCCCCTCGGCAGCGCGCGCCCTTCGGAAGCTGCCGCCGGACGGCAAGCGCCGCGTGCAGGCGATGCTCGAGCTGCACGCCGAGGATCCGCGGCCGCCAGCAGCGAGGAAGCTCACCGGGCGGCCGGAGTGGCGGGTGCGCAGCGGCGACTACCGCGTCGTCTACGCGATCGAGGACGACCGCTTGCTCGTGGTCGTCGTGACCCTGGGCAGGCGCGACATGGTCTACCGCTGA
- a CDS encoding Wadjet anti-phage system protein JetD domain-containing protein — MAARVTALARDWAADPGAAAEAVVRVALHPPSERDALAQQGAVIAWRDAWTAAATEPGVALEWATRSWSRLGAQSVPARVAIEGADALARFAGRETAGAWARVRDRVAAAIDGLGGGAAVASAARSHATVLAAYGDDEFGAVLDVSRWLAEHPVDGMRPRQLPIRGVDSKWFGAHRAVVSALVLAASGRESLGIVGDAQQFRVRLLDDRMLPGAPRTFGTSVEELTTLRVEVDAVLVLENLETLLALPPMPGVVGVHGVGYSAVELARIPWFTGTRALYWGDLDSNGFAILHRLRSALPSVISVLMDEEALLAHRDLWVREPKPARGAYPTLEPFEQAALDRLRDEGDVRLEQERIPWSFALERLRAALVQR; from the coding sequence GTGGCGGCGAGGGTCACGGCGCTCGCCCGCGACTGGGCGGCCGACCCGGGGGCCGCCGCCGAGGCGGTCGTGCGCGTTGCGCTGCACCCGCCGAGCGAGCGGGACGCACTCGCTCAGCAGGGGGCGGTGATCGCCTGGCGCGACGCCTGGACGGCGGCCGCGACCGAACCCGGGGTCGCGCTCGAGTGGGCGACCCGCAGCTGGAGCCGTCTCGGCGCCCAGTCGGTGCCGGCGCGCGTCGCCATCGAAGGAGCGGATGCGCTCGCCCGCTTCGCCGGGCGAGAGACGGCGGGTGCGTGGGCGCGCGTGCGCGACCGGGTCGCGGCCGCGATCGACGGACTGGGCGGCGGCGCGGCGGTCGCCTCAGCCGCACGCTCGCACGCCACCGTGCTCGCCGCCTACGGCGACGACGAGTTCGGGGCGGTGCTCGACGTCTCGCGCTGGCTCGCCGAGCACCCGGTCGATGGCATGCGGCCCCGACAGCTGCCCATCCGCGGCGTCGACTCGAAGTGGTTCGGCGCCCACCGTGCGGTCGTGTCGGCGCTCGTGCTCGCCGCGAGCGGTCGCGAGTCGCTCGGCATCGTCGGCGATGCGCAGCAGTTCCGGGTGCGCCTGCTCGACGACCGGATGCTGCCGGGTGCTCCCCGCACCTTCGGCACGTCCGTGGAGGAGCTCACGACGTTGCGAGTCGAAGTCGACGCGGTGCTCGTGCTCGAGAACCTCGAGACGCTGCTCGCGCTGCCGCCGATGCCCGGCGTCGTCGGGGTGCACGGGGTCGGCTACTCGGCGGTCGAGCTCGCGCGCATCCCTTGGTTCACGGGCACGCGGGCGCTCTACTGGGGCGACCTCGACTCGAACGGCTTCGCGATCCTCCACCGATTGCGATCCGCTCTGCCCTCGGTGATCAGCGTGCTGATGGATGAGGAGGCGCTGCTCGCGCATCGCGACCTGTGGGTGCGGGAGCCGAAGCCGGCCCGGGGCGCCTACCCGACGCTCGAGCCGTTTGAGCAGGCCGCGCTCGACCGCTTGCGCGACGAAGGCGACGTGCGCCTCGAGCAGGAGCGCATCCCGTGGTCGTTCGCGCTCGAGCGCCTGCGCGCCGCGCTCGTTCAGCGGTAG
- a CDS encoding SbcC/MukB-like Walker B domain-containing protein encodes MLEIEGLELLEPTVQWRLAEVQLLNWGTFDGLHRVPIARKGQLITGSSGSGKSSLLDGIAAVLTPDGMLQFNAAAQGAGGGRGDRSIVSYVRGAWSKAADEEQDRVVSRFLRPGTVVSGVLLRYHDGADAVVTLARLMFLKGTSTDKGDLRDAYLLEQGELDLERLRGFVTSGANGIDTRGLQRAHPKAVLTTSGKHAKFYARLQSVLGIGGDNALQLLHRTQSAKNLGSLDHLFRTFMLDRPATFAIADNAVQQFGELDAAHRHVVDLRRQRDALTVMRDLGDRYDDASARAAAAGELRDLVRPFEARERLRLARQERAAAEIAAQQARAALAAARAADAAAADDHRIAQQALDRAGGADLVQLDGRIRDAEREVGHRQARLERLARQLADVGIDRAPGDEAQFAELRTLAADELQQPAAKLDMEHPAVQRLAQSTERRRRIDAELQALRDSRSNVDSRRLGVRARLAEHLGVPEQAVPFAGELLEVLPGERRWTGAIERVLRPLATTLLVRSEHLGAARRWIDAESLGTRLVFEAVEADVSSPRSLASDASLVRKVAVADGGFHDWLAHRLSEQYDIACVETADELDRFARAVTIRGQVKRSATRYEKDDTHAIDDPTRWLLGSSEARHEALLAQRAEADADAKRAHREVEQLQADVALSTRRRQQLSQLVTESWEQYDADGAAARVAQLQRQRVVLTSASGDLERAAAAEQEARATAAAARAAADEALAADRATERELQSLAAAIAEAERSIAADGRGELTSEPVEQLEARFREVRRRVTLADLPTAAREIEGRLGRERERAIGERDLAAQDFAAAATSFKERWAVASADFVARVDDRAGFRTLLDTIEANDLPSQEQSFRRLLRAKSSDVVGFLRKELLDAPKEVRERIAPVNESLGRSQFDRDRFLRIRVKLTRGDIVQRFMQELAQIAEGSWDDEDAASAERRFEVLAQLMARLASSEPPDRKWRELCLDTRLHVSFLAEVVDRAGLVLETYDSGASLSGGQQQKLVVFCLAAALRYQLTQDGAELPRYGTVILDEAFDKADSSYTRMAMDVFVEFGFHMVLATPLKLLQTLEPYIGGVAVVQNPTQRQSTVDQLGFERSR; translated from the coding sequence ATGCTCGAGATCGAGGGGCTCGAGCTGCTCGAGCCGACGGTGCAGTGGCGACTCGCGGAGGTGCAGCTGCTCAACTGGGGCACCTTCGACGGCCTCCACCGGGTGCCGATCGCGCGCAAGGGGCAGCTCATCACCGGCAGCTCGGGCTCTGGCAAGTCGTCGCTGCTCGATGGCATCGCCGCCGTGCTCACGCCCGACGGCATGCTGCAGTTCAACGCGGCCGCGCAGGGCGCGGGCGGCGGGCGGGGCGACCGCAGCATCGTCAGCTATGTGCGCGGCGCGTGGTCGAAGGCCGCCGACGAGGAGCAGGACCGCGTCGTCAGCCGCTTCCTGCGGCCGGGCACGGTCGTGAGCGGGGTGCTGCTGCGCTACCACGACGGGGCCGACGCGGTGGTGACGCTCGCGCGGCTCATGTTCCTGAAGGGCACGTCGACCGACAAGGGCGACCTGCGCGACGCCTACTTGCTCGAGCAGGGCGAGCTCGACCTCGAGCGGCTGCGCGGCTTCGTCACGAGCGGCGCGAACGGCATCGACACCCGCGGTCTGCAGCGCGCACATCCGAAGGCGGTGCTGACGACGAGCGGCAAGCATGCGAAGTTCTACGCGCGGCTGCAGAGCGTGCTCGGCATCGGCGGCGACAACGCGCTGCAGCTGCTGCACCGCACACAGTCGGCGAAGAACCTCGGCAGCCTCGACCACCTCTTCCGCACCTTCATGCTCGATCGGCCCGCGACCTTCGCGATCGCTGACAACGCGGTGCAGCAGTTCGGCGAGCTGGACGCCGCACACCGGCACGTCGTCGACCTGCGGCGCCAGCGCGACGCGCTCACCGTCATGCGCGACCTCGGCGACCGCTACGACGACGCATCCGCACGCGCCGCCGCCGCCGGTGAGCTGCGCGACCTCGTGCGACCGTTCGAGGCGCGCGAGCGGCTGCGGCTCGCCCGGCAGGAGCGCGCGGCGGCCGAGATCGCCGCGCAGCAGGCGAGGGCGGCGCTCGCCGCGGCGCGAGCGGCCGACGCGGCCGCGGCCGACGACCACCGGATCGCGCAGCAGGCGCTCGATCGCGCAGGCGGTGCCGATCTCGTGCAGCTCGACGGCCGCATCCGAGACGCCGAGCGCGAGGTCGGGCACCGGCAAGCGCGGCTCGAGCGGCTCGCGCGCCAGCTCGCCGACGTCGGCATCGACCGTGCGCCCGGCGACGAGGCGCAATTCGCCGAGCTGCGGACGCTCGCTGCCGACGAGCTCCAGCAACCGGCGGCGAAACTCGACATGGAGCACCCCGCGGTGCAGCGGCTCGCGCAGTCCACCGAGCGGCGTCGGCGCATCGACGCCGAGCTGCAAGCGCTGCGCGACTCCCGCAGCAACGTCGACTCGCGGCGCTTGGGTGTGCGCGCGAGGCTCGCCGAGCACCTCGGCGTGCCCGAGCAGGCGGTGCCGTTCGCCGGCGAGCTGCTCGAGGTGCTGCCGGGCGAGCGCCGCTGGACGGGCGCGATCGAGCGGGTGCTGCGGCCGCTCGCCACGACGCTGCTCGTGCGCTCCGAGCACCTGGGGGCCGCGCGGCGTTGGATCGACGCGGAGTCGCTGGGGACGCGGCTCGTGTTCGAGGCGGTGGAGGCGGACGTGTCGTCGCCGCGCTCGCTCGCGAGCGACGCGTCGCTCGTGCGGAAGGTCGCGGTCGCCGACGGCGGCTTCCACGACTGGCTCGCGCACCGGCTGTCGGAGCAGTACGACATCGCGTGCGTCGAGACCGCCGACGAGCTCGACCGCTTCGCGCGCGCCGTCACGATCCGCGGACAGGTGAAGCGCTCCGCCACGCGCTACGAGAAGGACGACACGCACGCGATCGACGACCCGACACGGTGGCTGCTCGGCTCGAGCGAAGCGCGCCACGAGGCGCTCCTCGCTCAGCGCGCCGAAGCGGATGCCGACGCGAAGCGCGCGCACCGCGAGGTCGAGCAGCTGCAGGCTGACGTCGCGCTCAGCACTCGCCGACGCCAGCAGCTCAGCCAGCTCGTGACCGAGTCGTGGGAGCAGTACGACGCTGACGGCGCGGCCGCGCGCGTCGCGCAGCTTCAGCGGCAGCGGGTCGTGCTCACGAGTGCGAGCGGCGATCTCGAGCGCGCGGCAGCGGCCGAGCAGGAGGCCCGGGCCACCGCGGCGGCCGCGCGCGCCGCCGCCGATGAGGCGCTCGCGGCAGACCGCGCCACCGAGCGCGAGCTGCAGAGCCTGGCCGCCGCGATCGCAGAGGCCGAGCGGTCGATCGCGGCCGACGGCCGGGGCGAGCTCACGTCCGAGCCGGTCGAGCAGCTCGAGGCGCGGTTCCGCGAGGTGCGGCGGCGCGTGACGCTCGCCGACCTCCCGACCGCCGCGCGCGAGATCGAGGGGCGGCTCGGCCGAGAGCGCGAGCGCGCGATCGGCGAGCGCGACCTCGCCGCCCAGGACTTCGCAGCGGCCGCGACGAGCTTCAAGGAGAGATGGGCCGTCGCATCCGCCGACTTCGTCGCGCGCGTCGACGATCGCGCCGGCTTCCGAACGCTGCTCGACACGATCGAGGCGAACGACCTGCCCTCGCAGGAGCAGAGCTTCCGGCGGCTGCTGCGGGCGAAGTCGAGCGACGTCGTCGGGTTCCTGCGCAAGGAGCTGCTCGACGCGCCGAAGGAGGTGCGGGAGCGCATCGCGCCCGTGAACGAGTCGCTCGGGCGGTCGCAGTTCGACCGGGACCGGTTCCTGCGGATCCGCGTCAAGCTCACGCGGGGCGACATCGTGCAGCGGTTCATGCAGGAGCTCGCACAGATCGCCGAGGGCAGCTGGGACGACGAGGACGCCGCGTCGGCCGAGCGGCGATTCGAGGTGCTCGCGCAGCTGATGGCGCGCTTGGCCTCGAGCGAGCCGCCCGACCGCAAGTGGCGCGAGCTGTGCCTCGACACCCGGTTGCACGTCTCGTTCCTCGCCGAGGTCGTCGACCGCGCCGGGCTCGTGCTCGAGACCTACGACTCCGGGGCGTCGCTCTCGGGCGGCCAGCAGCAGAAGCTCGTGGTGTTCTGCCTCGCGGCGGCGCTCCGCTACCAGCTCACGCAGGACGGCGCTGAGCTGCCGCGCTACGGCACGGTCATCCTCGACGAGGCGTTCGACAAGGCCGACAGCAGCTACACCCGCATGGCGATGGACGTCTTCGTCGAGTTCGGCTTCCACATGGTGCTCGCCACCCCGCTCAAGCTGCTGCAGACGCTCGAGCCCTACATCGGCGGCGTCGCGGTGGTGCAGAACCCGACGCAGCGGCAGTCGACCGTCGACCAGCTCGGCTTCGAGCGGTCGCGGTGA
- a CDS encoding DUF4194 domain-containing protein: MTDAHASAPALEHTASEHATPEDNRSDASAGSSALWPGDAGRLREDSRRALLELIQGPYLSSSNRGRLWVALLADADEIRSRLHELFLELVIDRNDEIAFVRPVDAGERPVPLAVRSRALTFMDTLMLLVLRQHLLAARGERRVFVDRSDVFEQLAPYRVARDEADFERRMNASWTKLMNKLGLIHRAGGDERVEISPALRLIFDDDRVQSLRREYERVLERRGDGALDLDATIDADDREPTP; this comes from the coding sequence ATGACCGATGCGCACGCGTCAGCGCCCGCGCTCGAGCACACCGCTTCCGAGCACGCGACCCCTGAAGACAACCGGTCGGATGCGTCGGCAGGCTCTTCGGCGCTCTGGCCGGGAGACGCGGGCCGGCTCCGAGAGGACTCCCGGCGCGCGCTGCTCGAGCTCATCCAGGGCCCCTACCTCTCATCCTCCAACCGCGGTCGGCTGTGGGTCGCGCTGCTCGCCGACGCCGATGAGATCCGCTCGCGGCTGCACGAGCTCTTCCTCGAGCTCGTGATCGACCGGAACGACGAGATCGCGTTCGTGCGTCCGGTCGACGCGGGGGAGCGCCCGGTGCCGCTCGCCGTGCGCTCGCGAGCGCTGACGTTCATGGACACGCTCATGCTGCTCGTGCTGCGCCAGCACCTGCTCGCCGCCCGCGGCGAACGGCGCGTGTTCGTCGATCGCAGCGACGTCTTCGAGCAGCTCGCGCCCTACCGGGTCGCGCGCGACGAGGCCGACTTCGAGCGCCGCATGAACGCATCCTGGACCAAGCTCATGAACAAGCTCGGCCTCATCCACCGCGCCGGCGGAGATGAGCGAGTCGAGATCTCGCCCGCACTGCGGCTCATCTTCGACGACGACCGCGTGCAGTCTCTGCGCCGCGAGTACGAGCGGGTGCTCGAGCGCCGAGGCGATGGGGCGCTCGACCTGGACGCCACCATCGACGCCGACGACCGGGAGCCGACGCCGTGA
- a CDS encoding DUF3375 domain-containing protein → MTTVSAALRLQRLVADDPALALLRAEHAPIIVALLSRLLGGDVRRRPAEEFIDLVDADLDALRPHFELPQTGKAYAAAWRAAGWLVRRPAAEARAETVELSPAALRAIRVFEQLEQPRATATESRLMTIRDQVQRLAIETDPDGARRREALERERAAIDAQIRAIGEGRFEPLDAARTKERVAEILRLAEDVPSDFQRVRFRFDELNHELMASLLDADESQRTVLEDIFRGVDLIEQTDEGLTFAAFSALVLDAERSEAFEADIASLLERDLGDAMSMSERRFLRTFLRELKLHSHEIHGVLAEFARGLRRYVQSQDFQRDRALQRSIRATLATALQTAKHVKPFHASGVELPLTSVELSSIGALTPHDPSEFAIDEHVVAHEPGLADYEQLKALARETEIDFEELAGVVNARLRGAEPLTVAQLLADWPATQGVASVVGLMTLAMRHGDVSGDETETVVWPGVDGETRSAVVRSHRFVERIPT, encoded by the coding sequence ATGACCACGGTCAGCGCCGCGCTGCGCTTGCAGCGGCTCGTCGCCGACGACCCTGCGCTCGCGCTGCTGCGCGCGGAGCACGCGCCGATCATCGTCGCGCTCCTCTCGAGACTGCTCGGCGGCGACGTGCGCCGCCGCCCGGCCGAGGAGTTCATCGACCTCGTCGACGCCGACCTCGATGCGCTGCGACCGCACTTCGAGCTGCCGCAGACCGGCAAGGCCTACGCGGCCGCGTGGCGCGCGGCGGGCTGGCTCGTGCGGCGGCCCGCAGCCGAGGCGCGCGCCGAGACCGTCGAGCTCTCGCCGGCGGCGCTGCGGGCGATCCGCGTCTTCGAGCAGCTCGAGCAGCCGCGGGCGACCGCCACGGAGTCGCGGCTCATGACCATCCGCGACCAGGTGCAGCGCCTCGCGATCGAGACCGACCCCGACGGAGCGCGCCGGCGCGAGGCGCTCGAGCGCGAGCGCGCCGCGATCGACGCGCAGATCCGAGCGATCGGTGAGGGGCGCTTCGAGCCGCTCGATGCGGCGCGCACGAAGGAGCGGGTCGCCGAGATCCTGCGGCTCGCCGAGGACGTGCCCTCCGACTTTCAGCGCGTGCGATTCCGCTTCGACGAGCTGAACCACGAGCTCATGGCGAGCCTCCTCGACGCCGACGAGTCGCAGCGCACCGTGCTCGAAGACATCTTCCGTGGCGTCGACCTCATCGAGCAGACCGACGAGGGGCTCACGTTCGCCGCGTTCTCGGCCCTCGTGCTCGATGCCGAGCGCAGCGAGGCCTTCGAGGCCGACATCGCGAGCCTGCTCGAGCGCGACCTCGGCGACGCGATGTCGATGTCCGAGCGCCGGTTCCTGCGCACCTTCCTCCGCGAGCTCAAGCTCCACAGCCACGAGATCCACGGCGTGCTCGCCGAGTTCGCCCGCGGCTTGCGTCGCTACGTGCAGTCGCAGGACTTCCAGCGCGACCGCGCACTGCAGCGCAGCATCCGCGCCACGCTCGCGACCGCGCTGCAGACGGCCAAGCACGTCAAGCCGTTCCACGCGAGCGGCGTGGAGCTGCCGCTCACGTCGGTGGAGCTCTCGAGCATCGGCGCGCTCACCCCTCACGACCCATCTGAGTTCGCGATCGACGAGCACGTCGTCGCCCACGAGCCCGGGCTCGCCGACTACGAGCAGCTCAAGGCTCTCGCGCGCGAGACCGAGATCGACTTCGAGGAGCTCGCCGGCGTCGTCAACGCGCGGCTGCGCGGCGCCGAGCCGCTCACGGTCGCTCAACTGCTCGCCGACTGGCCCGCCACCCAGGGCGTCGCGAGCGTCGTCGGCCTCATGACGCTCGCGATGCGGCACGGCGACGTCTCGGGCGACGAGACCGAGACGGTCGTCTGGCCCGGCGTCGACGGCGAGACCCGCAGCGCCGTGGTGCGCAGTCACCGCTTCGTCGAGAGGATCCCGACATGA